One segment of Balaenoptera ricei isolate mBalRic1 chromosome 8, mBalRic1.hap2, whole genome shotgun sequence DNA contains the following:
- the FZD4 gene encoding frizzled-4, giving the protein MAWRGAGPRVLGAPGGVGLSLRLLLLLLLLLRPARGFGDEEERRCDPIRISMCQNLGYNVTKMPNLVGHELQTDAELQLTTFTPLIQYGCSSQLQFFLCSVYVPMCTEKVNIPIGPCGGMCLSVKRRCEPVLKEFGFAWPESLNCSKFPPQNDHNHMCMEGPGDEEVPLPHKTPIQPGEECHSVGTNSDQYIWVKRSLNCVLKCGYDAGLYSRSAKEFTDIWMAVWASLCFISTAFTVLTFLIDSARFSYPERPIIFLSMCYNIYSIAYIVRLTVGRERISCDFEEAAEPVLIQEGLKNTGCAIIFLLMYFFGMASSIWWVILTLTWFLAAGLKWGHEAIEMHSSYFHIAAWAIPAVKTIVILIMRLVDADELTGLCYVGNQNLDALTGFVVAPLFTYLVIGTLFIAAGLVALFKIRSNLQKDGTKTDKLERLMVKIGVFSVLYTVPATCVIACYFYEISNWALFRYSADDSNMAVEMLKIFMSLLVGITSGMWIWSAKTLHTWQKCSNRLVNSGKVKREKRGNGWVKPGRGNETVV; this is encoded by the exons ATGGCCTGGCGGGGCGCAGGGCCGCGCGTCCTGGGGGCCCCCGGGGGCGTCGGTCTCAGCCTGCGGCTGCTGCTACTCttgctgctgctcctgaggccggCGCGGGGCTTCGGGGACGAGGAGGAGCGGCGCTGCGACCCCATCCGCATCTCTATGTGCCAGAACCTGGGCTACAACGTGACCAAGATGCCCAACCTGGTGGGGCACGAGCTGCAGACGGACGCCGAGCTGCAGCTGACAACTTTCACGCCGCTCATCCAGTACGGCTGCTCCAGCCAGCTGCAG TTCTTCCTTTGTTCCGTGTATGTGCCCATGTGCACAGAGAAGGTCAATATCCCCATCGGCCCCTGCGGCGGGATGTGTCTTTCGGTCAAGAGACGTTGCGAGCCTGTCCTGAAGGAATTTGGATTTGCCTGGCCGGAGAGCCTGAACTGCAGCAAATTCCCACCACAGAATGACCACAACCACATGTGCATGGAAGGACCAGGTGATGAGGAGGTGCCCTTACCTCACAAAACCCCCATCCAGCCTGGGGAAGAGTGCCATTCCGTGGGAACCAACTCTGATCAGTACATCTGGGTGAAGAGGAGCCTGAACTGCGTTCTCAAGTGCGGCTATGATGCTGGCTTATACAGCCGCTCGGCCAAGGAGTTCACCGATATCTGGATGGCCGTGTGGGCCAGCCTGTGCTTCATCTCCACCGCCTTCACTGTGCTGACCTTCCTGATCGATTCTGCCAGGTTTTCCTACCCGGAGCGCCCCATCATATTTCTCAGTATGTGCTATAATATTTATAGCATTGCTTATATTGTCAGGCTGACTGTAGGCCGGGAAAGGATATCCTGCGATTTTGAAGAGGCAGCAGAACCTGTTCTCATCCAAGAAGGACTTAAGAACACAGGATGTGCAATCATTTTCTTGCTGATGTACTTTTTTGGAATGGCCAGTTCCATCTGGTGGGTTATTCTGACACTCACTTGGTTTTTGGCAGCGGGACTCAAATGGGGTCATGAAGCCATTGAAATGCACAGCTCTTATTTCCACATTGCAGCCTGGGCTATCCCTGCAGTGAAAACCATTGTCATCTTGATTATGAGACTGGTGGATGCAGATGAATTGACTGGCCTGTGCTATGTGGGGAACCAAAACCTTGATGCCCTCACGGGCTTTGTGGTGGCTCCCCTCTTCACTTACTTGGTGATTGGAACCTTGTTCATTGCTGCAGGCTTGGTGGCCTTGTTCAAAATTCGGTCGAATCTTCAAAAGGATGGGACAAAGACAGACAAGTTGGAAAGGCTGATGGTCAAGATTGGGGTCTTCTCAGTCCTGTACACGGTGCCTGCAACCTGTGTGATTGCCTGTTATTTCTATGAAATCTCCAACTGGGCGCTCTTCCGGTATTCCGCAGATGACTCCAATATGGCGGTTGAGATGTTGAAAATTTTTATGTCTTTGCTGGTAGGCATCACTTCAGGCATGTGGATTTGGTCTGCCAAAACTCTTCACACGTGGCAGAAGTGTTCCAACAGATTGGTGAATTCTGGGaaggtaaagagagaaaaaagagggaatgGTTGGGTGAAGCCTGGGAGAGGCAATGAAACTGTGGTGTAA